The Brassica napus cultivar Da-Ae chromosome C7, Da-Ae, whole genome shotgun sequence genome has a segment encoding these proteins:
- the LOC106407489 gene encoding uncharacterized protein LOC106407489 isoform X2 translates to MVITGRGKRGWRRKRGKQRRKSGKCEKKIVIAPTPTKKQKKRMERSLLLQSQEERSRKELKGYLVAAMALIDMVSDKLKADELKDYLVGAMTLIGMVSDKLEDEEEADDVTVHAILIVQSNGEWNNRTVCDANICGVVQPAKIKRGWVFFSCNASSDITLRQLPESMTKLQIRPLIVQVERKIFVCNHLSSGC, encoded by the exons ATGGTGATAACTGGGAGAGGCAAGAGAGGATGGAGGAGAAAAAGAGGGAAACAGAGGAGAAAAAGTGGGAAATGCGAAAAAAAGATTGTTATAGCTCCGACTCCAacgaagaagcagaagaagaggATGGAGCGAAGTCTGCTTCTACAGTCTCAGGAGGAGCGAA GTCGAAAGGAACTTAAAGGTTATCTAGTTGCGGCGATGGCTCTTATTGACATGGTCAGTGACAAACTTAAAG CGGATGAACTTAAAGATTATCTAGTTGGGGCAATGACTCTTATCGGCATGGTCAGTGACAAACTTGAag atgaagaagaagcggATGATGTCACAGTACATGCGATCTTGATAGTGCAGTCCAATGGAGAATGGAACAATCGCACGGTGTGTGATGCGAATATTTGCGGTGTCGTTCAGCCAGCCAAGATTAAAAGGGGCTGGGTGTTTTTCTCTTGCAATGCTTCTTCCGATATCACACTACGGCAACTTCCAGAATCAATGACAAAACTGCAGATACGGCCCTTGATTGTGCAAGTGGAACGAAAAATATTTGTCTGTAACCACTTGTCATCAGGTTGTTGA
- the LOC106407489 gene encoding uncharacterized protein LOC106407489 isoform X1, whose protein sequence is MVITGRGKRGWRRKRGKQRRKSGKCEKKIVIAPTPTKKQKKRMERSLLLQSQEERSRKELKGYLVAAMALIDMVSDKLKADELKDYLVGAMTLIGMVSDKLEADEEEADDVTVHAILIVQSNGEWNNRTVCDANICGVVQPAKIKRGWVFFSCNASSDITLRQLPESMTKLQIRPLIVQVERKIFVCNHLSSGC, encoded by the exons ATGGTGATAACTGGGAGAGGCAAGAGAGGATGGAGGAGAAAAAGAGGGAAACAGAGGAGAAAAAGTGGGAAATGCGAAAAAAAGATTGTTATAGCTCCGACTCCAacgaagaagcagaagaagaggATGGAGCGAAGTCTGCTTCTACAGTCTCAGGAGGAGCGAA GTCGAAAGGAACTTAAAGGTTATCTAGTTGCGGCGATGGCTCTTATTGACATGGTCAGTGACAAACTTAAAG CGGATGAACTTAAAGATTATCTAGTTGGGGCAATGACTCTTATCGGCATGGTCAGTGACAAACTTGAag cagatgaagaagaagcggATGATGTCACAGTACATGCGATCTTGATAGTGCAGTCCAATGGAGAATGGAACAATCGCACGGTGTGTGATGCGAATATTTGCGGTGTCGTTCAGCCAGCCAAGATTAAAAGGGGCTGGGTGTTTTTCTCTTGCAATGCTTCTTCCGATATCACACTACGGCAACTTCCAGAATCAATGACAAAACTGCAGATACGGCCCTTGATTGTGCAAGTGGAACGAAAAATATTTGTCTGTAACCACTTGTCATCAGGTTGTTGA